The following are encoded together in the Bombus affinis isolate iyBomAffi1 chromosome 6, iyBomAffi1.2, whole genome shotgun sequence genome:
- the LOC126917127 gene encoding uncharacterized protein LOC126917127 isoform X13: MWRHRTIGLFALLALLCIDAQAAETRAKRNPHGFHDAAAGSSFLKSLAGVGGLGAGLGGGFGGGFGGGFGGGGGGGGGGGGGGFGSGGGFGSGGGFGGTKGGPGCHTGTCGGHGNGGGAGSGAGGGAGGGAGGGAGGGLGGGLGGGLGTGLGGGLGTGLGGGLGSGLGGGLGGGAGGHGAGGHGGAGGRPGGGAGAYGGSAAGGGAGGYGGSGAGGGAGGGAGSGAGGGAGGYGGSGAGGGAGGFGGSGAGGGAGGYGGSGAGSSAGSHAGSTGVVKTGGYGGAGGGAGSGGYGSSGAGGGAGGRGSGAGGFGGAGAGGGAGGYGGAGAGGGAGGYGGLGGGAGAGGHGGAGAGGGAGGFGGAGAGGGAGGYGGSGAGGGAGGFGGAGAGGGASGHGGAGAGGSGGYGGAGGLGGSGGYGGHRGAGASSSASANANANAYASASASANAHALANSNAHASATANANAGAGLGGGYGGYDGYGGPGGHGVDLFSRLGDVNEGVNKSGTVDKAKGVYSSSAANIDSTGKGSYKVSAGKVV, encoded by the exons ATGTGGAGACATCGAACGATCGGGCTTTTTGCCTTGCTGGCTCTTCTCTGCATTGACGCACAAG cTGCAGAGACCAGAGCGAAACGAAACCCTCACGGATTTCACGATGCAGCCGCTGGAAGTAGTTTCCTGAAATCTCTCGCTGGTGTGGGTGGATTAGGTGCTGGATTAGGTGGTGGATTTGGCGGAGGATTTGGTGGAGGTTTCGGcggtggtggcggtggtggCGGAGGTGGAGGTGGTGGCGGATTTGGTAGTGGCGGAGGATTCGGTTCTGGTGGTGGTTTTGGTGGCACTAAGGGAGGACCTGGCTGCCATACCGGAACTTGCGGTGGCCACGGCAATGGTGGTGGTGCCGGAAGTGGCGCAGGAGGTGGTGCCGGAGGTGGTGCCGGAGGTGGTGCCGGAGGTGGCCTAGGAGGTGGCCTAGGAGGTGGCCTAGGAACTGGCTTAGGAGGTGGCCTAGGAACTGGCCTCGGAGGTGGCCTAGGAAGCGGCCTAGGAGGTGGCCTAGGAGGTGGAGCTGGCGGTCACGGTGCAGGAGGGCACGGAGGAGCTGGTGGTCGCCCTGGCGGTGGAGCCGGAGCATATGGTGGCTCCGCAGCTGGAGGTGGTGCTGGAGGATACGGAGGATCTGGCGCTGGGGGTGGTGCTGGCGGTGGGGCTGGAAGTGGCGCTGGAGGTGGCGCTGGAGGATACGGAGGATCTGGCGCTGGAGGTGGTGCAGGAGGATTCGGAGGATCTGGCGCTGGGGGTGGCGCCGGAGGATACGGCGGCTCTGGAGCTGGAAGTAGCGCCGGGAGTCATGCGG GGTCCACTGGAGTAGTAAAAACTGGTGGATATGGTGGCGCAGGGGGCGGAGCTGGAAGCGGTGGTTACGGTAGTTCAGGTGCCGGAGGTGGTGCTGGCGGACGCGGTAGTGGAGCTGGCGGATTTGGTGGTGCAGGCGCCGGTGGTGGAGCTGGAGGATATG GTGGTGCAGGCGCCGGTGGTGGAGCTGGAGGTTATGGTGGCCTAGGCGGTGGTGCTGGTGCTGGCGGACACGGTGGAGCAGGTGCCGGAGGTGGAGCTGGCGGATTTGGTGGCGCAGGCGCCGGTGGTGGAGCTGGCGGATATGGTGGATCAGGTGCCGGAGGCGGAGCTGGCGGATTTGGTGGAGCTGGTGCTGGAGGTGGAGCTAGTGGACACGGCGGCGCAGGTGCCGGTGGATCTGGTGGCTACGGTGGAGCAGGTGGTCTAGGCGGAAGCGGTGGTTATGGCGGTCACAGAGGGGCTGGCGCCAGTTCCAGTGCAAGCGCCAACGCCAACGCGAATGCTTACGCAAGTGCGAGTGCCAGCGCTAATGCACACGCTCTTGCTAATTCAAATGCGCATGCATCCGCTACTGCGAACGCAAACGCTGGTGCCGGTCTCGGAGGAGGATACGGCGGTTACGATGGTTATGGTGGTCCCGGTGGACATGGAGTCGA TCTTTTCTCCCGCCTGGGCGATGTCAACGAAGGAGTGAATAAGAGCGGAACCGTGGACAAAGCCAAAGGTGTCTACAGCAGTAGTGCAGCCAACATCGATTCTACTGGAAAGGGATCGTACAAAGTATCGGCTGGAAAAGTAGTCTAA
- the LOC126917127 gene encoding uncharacterized protein LOC126917127 isoform X7, whose product MWRHRTIGLFALLALLCIDAQAAETRAKRNPHGFHDAAAGSSFLKSLAGVGGLGAGLGGGFGGGFGGGFGGGGGGGGGGGGGGFGSGGGFGSGGGFGGTKGGPGCHTGTCGGHGNGGGAGSGAGGGAGGGAGGGAGGGLGGGLGGGLGTGLGGGLGTGLGGGLGSGLGGGLGGGAGGHGAGGHGGAGGRPGGGAGAYGGSAAGGGAGGYGGSGAGGGAGGGAGSGAGGGAGGYGGSGAGGGAGGFGGSGAGGGAGGYGGSGAGSSAGSHAGSTGVVKTGGYGGAGGGAGSGGYGSSGAGGGAGGRGSGAGGFGGAGAGGGAGGYGGAGAGGGAGGYGGAGAGGGAGGYGGLGGGTGAGGHGGAGSGAGGFGGAGAGGGAGGYGGAGAGGGAGGYGGLGGGAGAGGHGGAGAGGGAGGFGGAGAGGGAGGYGGSGAGGGAGGFGGAGAGGGASGHGGAGAGGSGGYGGAGGLGGSGGYGGHRGAGASSSASANANANAYASASASANAHALANSNAHASATANANAGAGLGGGYGGYDGYGGPGGHGVDLFSRLGDVNEGVNKSGTVDKAKGVYSSSAANIDSTGKGSYKVSAGKVV is encoded by the exons ATGTGGAGACATCGAACGATCGGGCTTTTTGCCTTGCTGGCTCTTCTCTGCATTGACGCACAAG cTGCAGAGACCAGAGCGAAACGAAACCCTCACGGATTTCACGATGCAGCCGCTGGAAGTAGTTTCCTGAAATCTCTCGCTGGTGTGGGTGGATTAGGTGCTGGATTAGGTGGTGGATTTGGCGGAGGATTTGGTGGAGGTTTCGGcggtggtggcggtggtggCGGAGGTGGAGGTGGTGGCGGATTTGGTAGTGGCGGAGGATTCGGTTCTGGTGGTGGTTTTGGTGGCACTAAGGGAGGACCTGGCTGCCATACCGGAACTTGCGGTGGCCACGGCAATGGTGGTGGTGCCGGAAGTGGCGCAGGAGGTGGTGCCGGAGGTGGTGCCGGAGGTGGTGCCGGAGGTGGCCTAGGAGGTGGCCTAGGAGGTGGCCTAGGAACTGGCTTAGGAGGTGGCCTAGGAACTGGCCTCGGAGGTGGCCTAGGAAGCGGCCTAGGAGGTGGCCTAGGAGGTGGAGCTGGCGGTCACGGTGCAGGAGGGCACGGAGGAGCTGGTGGTCGCCCTGGCGGTGGAGCCGGAGCATATGGTGGCTCCGCAGCTGGAGGTGGTGCTGGAGGATACGGAGGATCTGGCGCTGGGGGTGGTGCTGGCGGTGGGGCTGGAAGTGGCGCTGGAGGTGGCGCTGGAGGATACGGAGGATCTGGCGCTGGAGGTGGTGCAGGAGGATTCGGAGGATCTGGCGCTGGGGGTGGCGCCGGAGGATACGGCGGCTCTGGAGCTGGAAGTAGCGCCGGGAGTCATGCGG GGTCCACTGGAGTAGTAAAAACTGGTGGATATGGTGGCGCAGGGGGCGGAGCTGGAAGCGGTGGTTACGGTAGTTCAGGTGCCGGAGGTGGTGCTGGCGGACGCGGTAGTGGAGCTGGCGGATTTGGTGGTGCAGGCGCCGGTGGTGGAGCTGGAGGATATGGTGGTGCAGGCGCCGGTGGTGGAGCTGGAGGATATGGTGGTGCAGGCGCCGGTGGTGGAGCTGGAGGTTATGGTGGCCTAGGTGGTGGTACTGGTGCTGGCGGACACGGTGGCGCCGGTAGTGGAGCTGGCGGATTTGGTGGTGCAGGCGCCGGTGGTGGAGCTGGAGGTTATG GTGGTGCAGGCGCCGGTGGTGGAGCTGGAGGTTATGGTGGCCTAGGCGGTGGTGCTGGTGCTGGCGGACACGGTGGAGCAGGTGCCGGAGGTGGAGCTGGCGGATTTGGTGGCGCAGGCGCCGGTGGTGGAGCTGGCGGATATGGTGGATCAGGTGCCGGAGGCGGAGCTGGCGGATTTGGTGGAGCTGGTGCTGGAGGTGGAGCTAGTGGACACGGCGGCGCAGGTGCCGGTGGATCTGGTGGCTACGGTGGAGCAGGTGGTCTAGGCGGAAGCGGTGGTTATGGCGGTCACAGAGGGGCTGGCGCCAGTTCCAGTGCAAGCGCCAACGCCAACGCGAATGCTTACGCAAGTGCGAGTGCCAGCGCTAATGCACACGCTCTTGCTAATTCAAATGCGCATGCATCCGCTACTGCGAACGCAAACGCTGGTGCCGGTCTCGGAGGAGGATACGGCGGTTACGATGGTTATGGTGGTCCCGGTGGACATGGAGTCGA TCTTTTCTCCCGCCTGGGCGATGTCAACGAAGGAGTGAATAAGAGCGGAACCGTGGACAAAGCCAAAGGTGTCTACAGCAGTAGTGCAGCCAACATCGATTCTACTGGAAAGGGATCGTACAAAGTATCGGCTGGAAAAGTAGTCTAA
- the LOC126917127 gene encoding uncharacterized protein LOC126917127 isoform X12: MWRHRTIGLFALLALLCIDAQAAETRAKRNPHGFHDAAAGSSFLKSLAGVGGLGAGLGGGFGGGFGGGFGGGGGGGGGGGGGGFGSGGGFGSGGGFGGTKGGPGCHTGTCGGHGNGGGAGSGAGGGAGGGAGGGAGGGLGGGLGGGLGTGLGGGLGTGLGGGLGSGLGGGLGGGAGGHGAGGHGGAGGRPGGGAGAYGGSAAGGGAGGYGGSGAGGGAGGGAGSGAGGGAGGYGGSGAGGGAGGFGGSGAGGGAGGYGGSGAGSSAGSHAGSTGVVKTGGYGGAGGGAGSGGYGSSGAGGGAGGRGSGAGGFGGAGAGGGAGGYGGAGAGGGAGGYGGAGAGGGAGGYGGLGGGAGAGGHGGAGAGGGAGGFGGAGAGGGAGGYGGSGAGGGAGGFGGAGAGGGASGHGGAGAGGSGGYGGAGGLGGSGGYGGHRGAGASSSASANANANAYASASASANAHALANSNAHASATANANAGAGLGGGYGGYDGYGGPGGHGVDLFSRLGDVNEGVNKSGTVDKAKGVYSSSAANIDSTGKGSYKVSAGKVV; the protein is encoded by the exons ATGTGGAGACATCGAACGATCGGGCTTTTTGCCTTGCTGGCTCTTCTCTGCATTGACGCACAAG cTGCAGAGACCAGAGCGAAACGAAACCCTCACGGATTTCACGATGCAGCCGCTGGAAGTAGTTTCCTGAAATCTCTCGCTGGTGTGGGTGGATTAGGTGCTGGATTAGGTGGTGGATTTGGCGGAGGATTTGGTGGAGGTTTCGGcggtggtggcggtggtggCGGAGGTGGAGGTGGTGGCGGATTTGGTAGTGGCGGAGGATTCGGTTCTGGTGGTGGTTTTGGTGGCACTAAGGGAGGACCTGGCTGCCATACCGGAACTTGCGGTGGCCACGGCAATGGTGGTGGTGCCGGAAGTGGCGCAGGAGGTGGTGCCGGAGGTGGTGCCGGAGGTGGTGCCGGAGGTGGCCTAGGAGGTGGCCTAGGAGGTGGCCTAGGAACTGGCTTAGGAGGTGGCCTAGGAACTGGCCTCGGAGGTGGCCTAGGAAGCGGCCTAGGAGGTGGCCTAGGAGGTGGAGCTGGCGGTCACGGTGCAGGAGGGCACGGAGGAGCTGGTGGTCGCCCTGGCGGTGGAGCCGGAGCATATGGTGGCTCCGCAGCTGGAGGTGGTGCTGGAGGATACGGAGGATCTGGCGCTGGGGGTGGTGCTGGCGGTGGGGCTGGAAGTGGCGCTGGAGGTGGCGCTGGAGGATACGGAGGATCTGGCGCTGGAGGTGGTGCAGGAGGATTCGGAGGATCTGGCGCTGGGGGTGGCGCCGGAGGATACGGCGGCTCTGGAGCTGGAAGTAGCGCCGGGAGTCATGCGG GGTCCACTGGAGTAGTAAAAACTGGTGGATATGGTGGCGCAGGGGGCGGAGCTGGAAGCGGTGGTTACGGTAGTTCAGGTGCCGGAGGTGGTGCTGGCGGACGCGGTAGTGGAGCTGGCGGATTTGGTGGTGCAGGCGCCGGTGGTGGAGCTGGAGGATATGGTGGTGCAGGCGCCGGTGGTGGAGCTGGAGGATATG GTGGTGCAGGCGCCGGTGGTGGAGCTGGAGGTTATGGTGGCCTAGGCGGTGGTGCTGGTGCTGGCGGACACGGTGGAGCAGGTGCCGGAGGTGGAGCTGGCGGATTTGGTGGCGCAGGCGCCGGTGGTGGAGCTGGCGGATATGGTGGATCAGGTGCCGGAGGCGGAGCTGGCGGATTTGGTGGAGCTGGTGCTGGAGGTGGAGCTAGTGGACACGGCGGCGCAGGTGCCGGTGGATCTGGTGGCTACGGTGGAGCAGGTGGTCTAGGCGGAAGCGGTGGTTATGGCGGTCACAGAGGGGCTGGCGCCAGTTCCAGTGCAAGCGCCAACGCCAACGCGAATGCTTACGCAAGTGCGAGTGCCAGCGCTAATGCACACGCTCTTGCTAATTCAAATGCGCATGCATCCGCTACTGCGAACGCAAACGCTGGTGCCGGTCTCGGAGGAGGATACGGCGGTTACGATGGTTATGGTGGTCCCGGTGGACATGGAGTCGA TCTTTTCTCCCGCCTGGGCGATGTCAACGAAGGAGTGAATAAGAGCGGAACCGTGGACAAAGCCAAAGGTGTCTACAGCAGTAGTGCAGCCAACATCGATTCTACTGGAAAGGGATCGTACAAAGTATCGGCTGGAAAAGTAGTCTAA
- the LOC126917127 gene encoding uncharacterized protein LOC126917127 isoform X14, with amino-acid sequence MWRHRTIGLFALLALLCIDAQAAETRAKRNPHGFHDAAAGSSFLKSLAGVGGLGAGLGGGFGGGFGGGFGGGGGGGGGGGGGGFGSGGGFGSGGGFGGTKGGPGCHTGTCGGHGNGGGAGSGAGGGAGGGAGGGAGGGLGGGLGGGLGTGLGGGLGTGLGGGLGSGLGGGLGGGAGGHGAGGHGGAGGRPGGGAGAYGGSAAGGGAGGYGGSGAGGGAGGGAGSGAGGGAGGYGGSGAGGGAGGFGGSGAGGGAGGYGGSGAGSSAGSHAGSTGVVKTGGYGSSGAGGGAGGRGSGAGGFGGAGAGGGAGGYGGAGAGGGAGGYGGLGGGAGAGGHGGAGAGGGAGGFGGAGAGGGAGGYGGSGAGGGAGGFGGAGAGGGASGHGGAGAGGSGGYGGAGGLGGSGGYGGHRGAGASSSASANANANAYASASASANAHALANSNAHASATANANAGAGLGGGYGGYDGYGGPGGHGVDLFSRLGDVNEGVNKSGTVDKAKGVYSSSAANIDSTGKGSYKVSAGKVV; translated from the exons ATGTGGAGACATCGAACGATCGGGCTTTTTGCCTTGCTGGCTCTTCTCTGCATTGACGCACAAG cTGCAGAGACCAGAGCGAAACGAAACCCTCACGGATTTCACGATGCAGCCGCTGGAAGTAGTTTCCTGAAATCTCTCGCTGGTGTGGGTGGATTAGGTGCTGGATTAGGTGGTGGATTTGGCGGAGGATTTGGTGGAGGTTTCGGcggtggtggcggtggtggCGGAGGTGGAGGTGGTGGCGGATTTGGTAGTGGCGGAGGATTCGGTTCTGGTGGTGGTTTTGGTGGCACTAAGGGAGGACCTGGCTGCCATACCGGAACTTGCGGTGGCCACGGCAATGGTGGTGGTGCCGGAAGTGGCGCAGGAGGTGGTGCCGGAGGTGGTGCCGGAGGTGGTGCCGGAGGTGGCCTAGGAGGTGGCCTAGGAGGTGGCCTAGGAACTGGCTTAGGAGGTGGCCTAGGAACTGGCCTCGGAGGTGGCCTAGGAAGCGGCCTAGGAGGTGGCCTAGGAGGTGGAGCTGGCGGTCACGGTGCAGGAGGGCACGGAGGAGCTGGTGGTCGCCCTGGCGGTGGAGCCGGAGCATATGGTGGCTCCGCAGCTGGAGGTGGTGCTGGAGGATACGGAGGATCTGGCGCTGGGGGTGGTGCTGGCGGTGGGGCTGGAAGTGGCGCTGGAGGTGGCGCTGGAGGATACGGAGGATCTGGCGCTGGAGGTGGTGCAGGAGGATTCGGAGGATCTGGCGCTGGGGGTGGCGCCGGAGGATACGGCGGCTCTGGAGCTGGAAGTAGCGCCGGGAGTCATGCGG GGTCCACTGGAGTAGTAAAAACT GGTGGTTACGGTAGTTCAGGTGCCGGAGGTGGTGCTGGCGGACGCGGTAGTGGAGCTGGCGGATTTGGTGGTGCAGGCGCCGGTGGTGGAGCTGGAGGATATG GTGGTGCAGGCGCCGGTGGTGGAGCTGGAGGTTATGGTGGCCTAGGCGGTGGTGCTGGTGCTGGCGGACACGGTGGAGCAGGTGCCGGAGGTGGAGCTGGCGGATTTGGTGGCGCAGGCGCCGGTGGTGGAGCTGGCGGATATGGTGGATCAGGTGCCGGAGGCGGAGCTGGCGGATTTGGTGGAGCTGGTGCTGGAGGTGGAGCTAGTGGACACGGCGGCGCAGGTGCCGGTGGATCTGGTGGCTACGGTGGAGCAGGTGGTCTAGGCGGAAGCGGTGGTTATGGCGGTCACAGAGGGGCTGGCGCCAGTTCCAGTGCAAGCGCCAACGCCAACGCGAATGCTTACGCAAGTGCGAGTGCCAGCGCTAATGCACACGCTCTTGCTAATTCAAATGCGCATGCATCCGCTACTGCGAACGCAAACGCTGGTGCCGGTCTCGGAGGAGGATACGGCGGTTACGATGGTTATGGTGGTCCCGGTGGACATGGAGTCGA TCTTTTCTCCCGCCTGGGCGATGTCAACGAAGGAGTGAATAAGAGCGGAACCGTGGACAAAGCCAAAGGTGTCTACAGCAGTAGTGCAGCCAACATCGATTCTACTGGAAAGGGATCGTACAAAGTATCGGCTGGAAAAGTAGTCTAA
- the LOC126917127 gene encoding uncharacterized protein LOC126917127 isoform X5 yields MWRHRTIGLFALLALLCIDAQAAETRAKRNPHGFHDAAAGSSFLKSLAGVGGLGAGLGGGFGGGFGGGFGGGGGGGGGGGGGGFGSGGGFGSGGGFGGTKGGPGCHTGTCGGHGNGGGAGSGAGGGAGGGAGGGAGGGLGGGLGGGLGSGLGGGLGGGAGGHGAGGHGGAGGRPGGGAGAYGGSAAGGGAGGYGGSGAGGGAGGGAGSGAGGGAGGYGGSGAGGGAGGFGGSGAGGGAGGYGGSGAGSSAGSHAGSTGVVKTGGYGGAGGGAGSGGYGSSGAGGGAGGRGSGAGGFGGAGAGGGAGGYGGAGAGGGAGGYGGAGAGGGAGGYGGLGGGTGAGGHGGAGSGAGGFGGAGAGGGAGGYGGLGGGAGAGGHGGAGAGAGGYGGSGAGGGAGAGGGAGGYGGLGGGAGAGGHGGAGAGGGAGGFGGAGAGGGAGGYGGSGAGGGAGGFGGAGAGGGASGHGGAGAGGSGGYGGAGGLGGSGGYGGHRGAGASSSASANANANAYASASASANAHALANSNAHASATANANAGAGLGGGYGGYDGYGGPGGHGVDLFSRLGDVNEGVNKSGTVDKAKGVYSSSAANIDSTGKGSYKVSAGKVV; encoded by the exons ATGTGGAGACATCGAACGATCGGGCTTTTTGCCTTGCTGGCTCTTCTCTGCATTGACGCACAAG cTGCAGAGACCAGAGCGAAACGAAACCCTCACGGATTTCACGATGCAGCCGCTGGAAGTAGTTTCCTGAAATCTCTCGCTGGTGTGGGTGGATTAGGTGCTGGATTAGGTGGTGGATTTGGCGGAGGATTTGGTGGAGGTTTCGGcggtggtggcggtggtggCGGAGGTGGAGGTGGTGGCGGATTTGGTAGTGGCGGAGGATTCGGTTCTGGTGGTGGTTTTGGTGGCACTAAGGGAGGACCTGGCTGCCATACCGGAACTTGCGGTGGCCACGGCAATGGTGGTGGTGCCGGAAGTGGCGCAGGAGGTGGTGCCGGAGGTGGTGCCGGAGGTGGTGCCGGAGGTGGCCTAGGAGGTGGCCTAGGAG GTGGCCTAGGAAGCGGCCTAGGAGGTGGCCTAGGAGGTGGAGCTGGCGGTCACGGTGCAGGAGGGCACGGAGGAGCTGGTGGTCGCCCTGGCGGTGGAGCCGGAGCATATGGTGGCTCCGCAGCTGGAGGTGGTGCTGGAGGATACGGAGGATCTGGCGCTGGGGGTGGTGCTGGCGGTGGGGCTGGAAGTGGCGCTGGAGGTGGCGCTGGAGGATACGGAGGATCTGGCGCTGGAGGTGGTGCAGGAGGATTCGGAGGATCTGGCGCTGGGGGTGGCGCCGGAGGATACGGCGGCTCTGGAGCTGGAAGTAGCGCCGGGAGTCATGCGG GGTCCACTGGAGTAGTAAAAACTGGTGGATATGGTGGCGCAGGGGGCGGAGCTGGAAGCGGTGGTTACGGTAGTTCAGGTGCCGGAGGTGGTGCTGGCGGACGCGGTAGTGGAGCTGGCGGATTTGGTGGTGCAGGCGCCGGTGGTGGAGCTGGAGGATATGGTGGTGCAGGCGCCGGTGGTGGAGCTGGAGGATATGGTGGTGCAGGCGCCGGTGGTGGAGCTGGAGGTTATGGTGGCCTAGGTGGTGGTACTGGTGCTGGCGGACACGGTGGCGCCGGTAGTGGAGCTGGCGGATTTGGTGGTGCAGGCGCCGGTGGTGGAGCTGGAGGTTATGGTGGCCTAGGCGGTGGTGCTGGTGCTGGCGGACACGGTGGTGCCGGTGCTGGAGCTGGAGGTTACGGTGGTTCAGGTGCCGGAGGTGGTGCAGGCGCCGGTGGTGGAGCTGGAGGTTATGGTGGCCTAGGCGGTGGTGCTGGTGCTGGCGGACACGGTGGAGCAGGTGCCGGAGGTGGAGCTGGCGGATTTGGTGGCGCAGGCGCCGGTGGTGGAGCTGGCGGATATGGTGGATCAGGTGCCGGAGGCGGAGCTGGCGGATTTGGTGGAGCTGGTGCTGGAGGTGGAGCTAGTGGACACGGCGGCGCAGGTGCCGGTGGATCTGGTGGCTACGGTGGAGCAGGTGGTCTAGGCGGAAGCGGTGGTTATGGCGGTCACAGAGGGGCTGGCGCCAGTTCCAGTGCAAGCGCCAACGCCAACGCGAATGCTTACGCAAGTGCGAGTGCCAGCGCTAATGCACACGCTCTTGCTAATTCAAATGCGCATGCATCCGCTACTGCGAACGCAAACGCTGGTGCCGGTCTCGGAGGAGGATACGGCGGTTACGATGGTTATGGTGGTCCCGGTGGACATGGAGTCGA TCTTTTCTCCCGCCTGGGCGATGTCAACGAAGGAGTGAATAAGAGCGGAACCGTGGACAAAGCCAAAGGTGTCTACAGCAGTAGTGCAGCCAACATCGATTCTACTGGAAAGGGATCGTACAAAGTATCGGCTGGAAAAGTAGTCTAA
- the LOC126917127 gene encoding uncharacterized protein LOC126917127 isoform X8, with amino-acid sequence MWRHRTIGLFALLALLCIDAQAAETRAKRNPHGFHDAAAGSSFLKSLAGVGGLGAGLGGGFGGGFGGGFGGGGGGGGGGGGGGFGSGGGFGSGGGFGGTKGGPGCHTGTCGGHGNGGGAGSGAGGGAGGGAGGGLGSGLGGGLGGGAGGHGAGGHGGAGGRPGGGAGAYGGSAAGGGAGGYGGSGAGGGAGGGAGSGAGGGAGGYGGSGAGGGAGGFGGSGAGGGAGGYGGSGAGSSAGSHAGSTGVVKTGGYGGAGGGAGSGGYGSSGAGGGAGGRGSGAGGFGGAGAGGGAGGYGGAGAGGGAGGYGGAGAGGGAGGYGGLGGGTGAGGHGGAGSGAGGFGGAGAGGGAGGYGGLGGGAGAGGHGGAGAGAGGYGGSGAGGGAGAGGGAGGYGGLGGGAGAGGHGGAGAGGGAGGFGGAGAGGGAGGYGGSGAGGGAGGFGGAGAGGGASGHGGAGAGGSGGYGGAGGLGGSGGYGGHRGAGASSSASANANANAYASASASANAHALANSNAHASATANANAGAGLGGGYGGYDGYGGPGGHGVDLFSRLGDVNEGVNKSGTVDKAKGVYSSSAANIDSTGKGSYKVSAGKVV; translated from the exons ATGTGGAGACATCGAACGATCGGGCTTTTTGCCTTGCTGGCTCTTCTCTGCATTGACGCACAAG cTGCAGAGACCAGAGCGAAACGAAACCCTCACGGATTTCACGATGCAGCCGCTGGAAGTAGTTTCCTGAAATCTCTCGCTGGTGTGGGTGGATTAGGTGCTGGATTAGGTGGTGGATTTGGCGGAGGATTTGGTGGAGGTTTCGGcggtggtggcggtggtggCGGAGGTGGAGGTGGTGGCGGATTTGGTAGTGGCGGAGGATTCGGTTCTGGTGGTGGTTTTGGTGGCACTAAGGGAGGACCTGGCTGCCATACCGGAACTTGCGGTGGCCACGGCAATGGTGGTGGTGCCGGAAGTGGCGCAGGAGGTGGTGCCGGAGGTGGTGCCGGAG GTGGCCTAGGAAGCGGCCTAGGAGGTGGCCTAGGAGGTGGAGCTGGCGGTCACGGTGCAGGAGGGCACGGAGGAGCTGGTGGTCGCCCTGGCGGTGGAGCCGGAGCATATGGTGGCTCCGCAGCTGGAGGTGGTGCTGGAGGATACGGAGGATCTGGCGCTGGGGGTGGTGCTGGCGGTGGGGCTGGAAGTGGCGCTGGAGGTGGCGCTGGAGGATACGGAGGATCTGGCGCTGGAGGTGGTGCAGGAGGATTCGGAGGATCTGGCGCTGGGGGTGGCGCCGGAGGATACGGCGGCTCTGGAGCTGGAAGTAGCGCCGGGAGTCATGCGG GGTCCACTGGAGTAGTAAAAACTGGTGGATATGGTGGCGCAGGGGGCGGAGCTGGAAGCGGTGGTTACGGTAGTTCAGGTGCCGGAGGTGGTGCTGGCGGACGCGGTAGTGGAGCTGGCGGATTTGGTGGTGCAGGCGCCGGTGGTGGAGCTGGAGGATATGGTGGTGCAGGCGCCGGTGGTGGAGCTGGAGGATATGGTGGTGCAGGCGCCGGTGGTGGAGCTGGAGGTTATGGTGGCCTAGGTGGTGGTACTGGTGCTGGCGGACACGGTGGCGCCGGTAGTGGAGCTGGCGGATTTGGTGGTGCAGGCGCCGGTGGTGGAGCTGGAGGTTATGGTGGCCTAGGCGGTGGTGCTGGTGCTGGCGGACACGGTGGTGCCGGTGCTGGAGCTGGAGGTTACGGTGGTTCAGGTGCCGGAGGTGGTGCAGGCGCCGGTGGTGGAGCTGGAGGTTATGGTGGCCTAGGCGGTGGTGCTGGTGCTGGCGGACACGGTGGAGCAGGTGCCGGAGGTGGAGCTGGCGGATTTGGTGGCGCAGGCGCCGGTGGTGGAGCTGGCGGATATGGTGGATCAGGTGCCGGAGGCGGAGCTGGCGGATTTGGTGGAGCTGGTGCTGGAGGTGGAGCTAGTGGACACGGCGGCGCAGGTGCCGGTGGATCTGGTGGCTACGGTGGAGCAGGTGGTCTAGGCGGAAGCGGTGGTTATGGCGGTCACAGAGGGGCTGGCGCCAGTTCCAGTGCAAGCGCCAACGCCAACGCGAATGCTTACGCAAGTGCGAGTGCCAGCGCTAATGCACACGCTCTTGCTAATTCAAATGCGCATGCATCCGCTACTGCGAACGCAAACGCTGGTGCCGGTCTCGGAGGAGGATACGGCGGTTACGATGGTTATGGTGGTCCCGGTGGACATGGAGTCGA TCTTTTCTCCCGCCTGGGCGATGTCAACGAAGGAGTGAATAAGAGCGGAACCGTGGACAAAGCCAAAGGTGTCTACAGCAGTAGTGCAGCCAACATCGATTCTACTGGAAAGGGATCGTACAAAGTATCGGCTGGAAAAGTAGTCTAA